The following are from one region of the Coffea eugenioides isolate CCC68of chromosome 2, Ceug_1.0, whole genome shotgun sequence genome:
- the LOC113763868 gene encoding bark storage protein A-like isoform X2, which produces MAAKQVTERGLVMIDLASALLCCLSLSALLSSAEKLESSLTILKEVNLRGPYLGLITVYPPEEDAFFDTGAFKPHQKHPYVDLSGRRFRVGKMGKKKVIYVRCGVGMVNAAAATQQMLDMFDVIGVVHFGIAGSINNSMSIGDVTIPKQFAQKPNATIPAGDFTELDFGAYSEPSRGYNQLGSIGYSTEQFFSKWGKPNTAQRKLWFHVSKNWLELANTRLEGMVLEQCVNSSSCLTQRPKLVVGLSGATADIFLDNAAYGEFLYKTFQVSSVDMESVAVVMTSLSNGFPVIVIRGLSDQAGAQEGQNPIDLFGPLAASNAAKAVVQFVKAL; this is translated from the exons ATGGCTGCAAAACAAGTCACTGAAAGAGGATTAGTGATGATTGATCTTGCTTCCGCTCTGTTGTGTTGTCTGTCATTGTCAGCCCTTTTGTCATCAGCAGAAAAATTAGAATCTTCATTAACAATACTGAAGGAGGTTAACCTTAGGGGGCCTTATCTTGGTTTGATCACGGTTTATCCCCCAGAAGAAGATGCTTTCTTTGACACTGGTGCATTCAAACCACACCAAAAACACCCTTATGTCGACTTGTCAG GCAGGCGTTTCCGAGTAGGGAAGATGGGAAAAAAGAAAGTCATTTATGTGAGATGCGGGGTTGGAATG GTGAATGCTGCAGCAGCAACGCAACAAATGTTAGATATGTTTGATGTAATTGGAGTAGTGCATTTTGGCATCGCGGGCAGTATTAATAATTCCATGTCCATAGGAGATGTTACCATCCCCAAGCAGTTTGCTCAG AAGCCTAATGCGACAATCCCAGCAGGTGATTTTACTGAATTGGATTTTGGAGCCTACAGTGAGCCGTCCAGAGGATATAATCAATTGGGGAGCATTGGATACAGCACTGAGCAGTTCTTTTCGAAGTGGGGAAAGCCCAATACTGCTCAAAGAAAGCTTTGGTTTCACGTAAGCAAGAATTGGCTTGAATTAGCAAACACTCGTCTTGAG GGGATGGTGCTGGAGCAGTGCGTGAACTCGAGCTCGTGCCTAACTCAAAGGCCCAAGCTAGTTGTTGGACTCAGCGGCGCAACTGCTGACATTTTCCTTGACAATGCAGCTTATGGGGAGTTCCTATACAAAACTTTCCAAGTCTCCTCAGTGGATATGGAAAGTGTAGCCGTGGTCATG ACAAGTCTGTCAAATGGGTTTCCGGTTATTGTCATCCGAGGACTATCCGACCAAGCTGGAGCACAAGAAGGCCAGAATCCAATCGACTTATTTGGGCCTCTGGCAGCTTCAAATGCCGCCAAAGCTGTTGTTCAATTTGTGAAGGCATTATGA
- the LOC113763868 gene encoding bark storage protein A-like isoform X3, which produces MAAKQVTERGLVMIDLASALLCCLSLSALLSSAEKLESSLTILKEVNLRGPYLGLITVYPPEEDAFFDTGAFKPHQKHPYVDLSGRRFRVGKMGKKKVIYVRCGVGMVNAAAATQQMLDMFDKPNATIPAGDFTELDFGAYSEPSRGYNQLGSIGYSTEQFFSKWGKPNTAQRKLWFHVSKNWLELANTRLEGMVLEQCVNSSSCLTQRPKLVVGLSGATADIFLDNAAYGEFLYKTFQVSSVDMESVAVVMTSLSNGFPVIVIRGLSDQAGAQEGQNPIDLFGPLAASNAAKAVVQFVKAL; this is translated from the exons ATGGCTGCAAAACAAGTCACTGAAAGAGGATTAGTGATGATTGATCTTGCTTCCGCTCTGTTGTGTTGTCTGTCATTGTCAGCCCTTTTGTCATCAGCAGAAAAATTAGAATCTTCATTAACAATACTGAAGGAGGTTAACCTTAGGGGGCCTTATCTTGGTTTGATCACGGTTTATCCCCCAGAAGAAGATGCTTTCTTTGACACTGGTGCATTCAAACCACACCAAAAACACCCTTATGTCGACTTGTCAG GCAGGCGTTTCCGAGTAGGGAAGATGGGAAAAAAGAAAGTCATTTATGTGAGATGCGGGGTTGGAATG GTGAATGCTGCAGCAGCAACGCAACAAATGTTAGATATGTTTGAT AAGCCTAATGCGACAATCCCAGCAGGTGATTTTACTGAATTGGATTTTGGAGCCTACAGTGAGCCGTCCAGAGGATATAATCAATTGGGGAGCATTGGATACAGCACTGAGCAGTTCTTTTCGAAGTGGGGAAAGCCCAATACTGCTCAAAGAAAGCTTTGGTTTCACGTAAGCAAGAATTGGCTTGAATTAGCAAACACTCGTCTTGAG GGGATGGTGCTGGAGCAGTGCGTGAACTCGAGCTCGTGCCTAACTCAAAGGCCCAAGCTAGTTGTTGGACTCAGCGGCGCAACTGCTGACATTTTCCTTGACAATGCAGCTTATGGGGAGTTCCTATACAAAACTTTCCAAGTCTCCTCAGTGGATATGGAAAGTGTAGCCGTGGTCATG ACAAGTCTGTCAAATGGGTTTCCGGTTATTGTCATCCGAGGACTATCCGACCAAGCTGGAGCACAAGAAGGCCAGAATCCAATCGACTTATTTGGGCCTCTGGCAGCTTCAAATGCCGCCAAAGCTGTTGTTCAATTTGTGAAGGCATTATGA
- the LOC113763868 gene encoding bark storage protein A-like isoform X1: MAAKQVTERGLVMIDLASALLCCLSLSALLSSAEKLESSLTILKEVNLRGPYLGLITVYPPEEDAFFDTGAFKPHQKHPYVDLSGRRFRVGKMGKKKVIYVRCGVGMVNAAAATQQMLDMFDVIGVVHFGIAGSINNSMSIGDVTIPKQFAQAGLWDWLKPNATIPAGDFTELDFGAYSEPSRGYNQLGSIGYSTEQFFSKWGKPNTAQRKLWFHVSKNWLELANTRLEGMVLEQCVNSSSCLTQRPKLVVGLSGATADIFLDNAAYGEFLYKTFQVSSVDMESVAVVMTSLSNGFPVIVIRGLSDQAGAQEGQNPIDLFGPLAASNAAKAVVQFVKAL, encoded by the exons ATGGCTGCAAAACAAGTCACTGAAAGAGGATTAGTGATGATTGATCTTGCTTCCGCTCTGTTGTGTTGTCTGTCATTGTCAGCCCTTTTGTCATCAGCAGAAAAATTAGAATCTTCATTAACAATACTGAAGGAGGTTAACCTTAGGGGGCCTTATCTTGGTTTGATCACGGTTTATCCCCCAGAAGAAGATGCTTTCTTTGACACTGGTGCATTCAAACCACACCAAAAACACCCTTATGTCGACTTGTCAG GCAGGCGTTTCCGAGTAGGGAAGATGGGAAAAAAGAAAGTCATTTATGTGAGATGCGGGGTTGGAATG GTGAATGCTGCAGCAGCAACGCAACAAATGTTAGATATGTTTGATGTAATTGGAGTAGTGCATTTTGGCATCGCGGGCAGTATTAATAATTCCATGTCCATAGGAGATGTTACCATCCCCAAGCAGTTTGCTCAGGCGGGCTTATGGGATTGGCTC AAGCCTAATGCGACAATCCCAGCAGGTGATTTTACTGAATTGGATTTTGGAGCCTACAGTGAGCCGTCCAGAGGATATAATCAATTGGGGAGCATTGGATACAGCACTGAGCAGTTCTTTTCGAAGTGGGGAAAGCCCAATACTGCTCAAAGAAAGCTTTGGTTTCACGTAAGCAAGAATTGGCTTGAATTAGCAAACACTCGTCTTGAG GGGATGGTGCTGGAGCAGTGCGTGAACTCGAGCTCGTGCCTAACTCAAAGGCCCAAGCTAGTTGTTGGACTCAGCGGCGCAACTGCTGACATTTTCCTTGACAATGCAGCTTATGGGGAGTTCCTATACAAAACTTTCCAAGTCTCCTCAGTGGATATGGAAAGTGTAGCCGTGGTCATG ACAAGTCTGTCAAATGGGTTTCCGGTTATTGTCATCCGAGGACTATCCGACCAAGCTGGAGCACAAGAAGGCCAGAATCCAATCGACTTATTTGGGCCTCTGGCAGCTTCAAATGCCGCCAAAGCTGTTGTTCAATTTGTGAAGGCATTATGA